The stretch of DNA AGACGCCAATTCAATTTCGCCCAAAGCGGCTCACGAACACATGTACACCATCCTGCCCGCGCGAACCCCCGGAGGCATCAATGAAAAAGAATACAACTGCAGCGTAAAGGACAATGCCAACGTCCATGGTCCTCTCGCCATTGGTCCCCCGGGTATGATGGCAGGCATGGGCACCATTTGGGAAAAGTGGGGAAAACTCAAATGGTCCGATGTGGTAGCACCATCGCTGAAGCTACTCGAAGATGGTTTTCCCTTTGGCTCTACTGCAGGTGCGATCAAAAATCTCCAGAACGTGATCCGCAGATTTGAAGCAACAGAAAAACACCTGATGCCCGAAGGACGTGTCCCGACACCAGATGATATCTGGCACCGCCGCGATATGGAAAAAACCCTTGCAAGAGTTTCAGAAGCCGGATGGCAGGATTTCTACACGGGGGAAATCGGCAACAAAATGGTGGATCACGTTCAAGCCACTGGCGGTATTTTGACAATGGAAGACATGGCTGCCTTCAAACCAGGCGTGACCGAACCATATACCACGACCTATCGCGAGGCATCCATACATGGTGCGATTTTGCCCAACGGCGGATTGTCCAGCTTGCAACTGCTCAACATGTGGGAATGCTTCGATCCCCTACCGGAAGACACGGTCGAGTACTGGCACCGACTCGCCGAGCTTCTCAAGCTGGTCTGGCGGGATCGCCTTCTCCATCTCGCGGATCCAAACCATGTGGATGTACCGATCGAGCGACTCCTGAGCAAAGATTATGCAGCCGGTCGCGTGGAAACACTGCGCCAGTTTCCGAATGCGGTAGATCAGCTTGTGCCACCGCCAATGGGTGATTCAAATGATGGTACGCTCCACGTCTCTTCCGCAGATGCCGAAGGAAATGTGGCGGCCGTAACAATTTCTCAAGGTGGCGCTTTCGGCTCCCTTGTTACGGTACCCGATACAGGCATCATTCTGGGACATGGAATGTGCAGATTAGATCCCAGACCCGGTCGCAAAAATTCCGTGGCTTCGCTCAAGCGACCGCTGAACAACACAGTTCCGCTCATCATTCAGCTTCCAGATCGGGATGTGGCGATTGGAATGCCAGGCGGCAGGCGTATCATCTCTGTGAACGCGCGTGCGGCCCAAAAAATCGTCGATTACGGCGCAACATCCTTCGAGGCTGTCAGTGGTCCAAGGATGCATATACAAACCCACGAGCCGGTAAGTGTGACCCGTGCCTTGCCCGATGATATTGTGAATGGATTGATCGAAATGGGCCACGAAATCACATCTGTCAACAGTCTGGGTGGGGGGATCCACTGCGCGGAGTTTCTAAAAGCAGAAGAAACCGTCCGGGCAGGCGGCAATACATGGTCGGCGGGAAGCGATTCATAGATTTAAAGCGCTTCGAGATCAGGTCCTGGCGGATGAACCAGAATCCAATTGACCCTGCTTGTGGGCATGAAAATTTCGCCCGTGTTTTTGGCAATAATCACAAATGATAGGCAAAAAGACATCGGCATATTTCTTAAGTTTCACAGGACCGACACCTGAAACCTGTCCGAATGCTTCCACCGATTGTGGTAATTGGGCAGCCATTTCTCGCAACGTCCTGTCGTGAAAAACAACGAACGCTGGTACGTGTTCAGCTTCCGATAACTCTCTGCGTTTAGTGCGAAGTTGCTCGAAAAGTTCATGACTATATTCGTTTGATTCTTCGGATGTTGTATCACAAACAGGTTCTTCAGTTATATGATCTGCCGAATCCACTGGAAATCCCCAAAACTGCATTTTGCCTCTGATCACCTCACGCCCATCATGCCTCAGCTTGAGACTGCCGTGTTGTAGATCGCGATTGAGAAGCCCATGTTGGAGGAATTGTAGTACCAGATTTTTCCATTGTGTTTTGTCATATTCCCTGCCAGTGCCATAGGTGGAGAGTTGGTGGTGTCGGTTCTTAACAACCTTCTTTGCTTTTGAACCGAGTAATACATTGATAATATGCTCTACACCGAAAATTTGCTTTGTTTCGATAACAGAAGAGAGGAATTTGCGAGCCGGATCTGTTAGGTCAACTCGCTCCATTTCCGCCTGACGACAGTTATCACACATTCCACAATTCTGTTTTTCATAATGCTCTCCGAAATAAGCTAATAATCCTTTGCGGCGACACGCTGCAGAAGTTACCCAATCAACAAGCGTCTGTAATCGTTTCAAAGCTCCTTCTCGCTCAGATGGCGCACCTTGATCTATGAAATATTTGATGGTGTCAACATCACCGTGATTGAACAGTAAAAGGCAATCCGCGCGATGTCCATCCCGACCAGCCCGCCCAATCTCCTGATAGTAAGACTCAGGTTCCTTTGGCAATCCTATATGTAGTATAAAACGTACATCTTCTTTATCAATCCCCATTCCAAAAGCTATTGTTGCGACTATCACCTGGGTGCCCCCATTGATGAAAGCTGCCTGATTCTGCTTACGGGTTTCGCTATCCAGGTCTGCATGATAGGGAAGTGCCGAGATCCCACGTTCAACTAAATTGCGAAACAGCGATTCAACTTGTTTCTTCGTCTGGCAGTAGATGATACCGGATTCATCACAATGGGCATTGAGAAATGCAAGCGTCTGCTGTAGCACCACCTCTTTTAATTCAATTCCCATGAAGAGATTTTCCCGGTCAAAACTGGCAATGAATTCATTTTTCGCCTGAATTTTGAGCAATTGTTTGATGTCCTGTTGAACCCGTGGAGTAGCAGTAGCTGTCAGCGCGACGCAGACAGCGTTCCTGAATCGTTCACGAACGGAAACCAGTTGTCGATACTCTGGACGAAAATCGTGGCCCCACTGTGAAATACAGTGTGCTTCATCAATTGCAAGGCAGGCTACATGTGACTCATCAAGCATCAACAAAATCTCAGGCCGCAGGAGCGTTTCAGGAGCGACGTAAAGTAGCTTAATTTCACCCCTTTTGACACGCTGCATTGTGGCAACATATTCACGCTGGCTAAGGGTACTGTTGAGAAAAGCGGCGCAAACATCCCGCTGTTGCAACTGCATCACCTGGTCTTGCATAAGCGAAATCAACGGAGATACGACAACCGTTACGCCATTGAAGATAAGGGCGGGCAGTTGATAGCAGAGCGACTTCCCACCTCCCGTTGGCAGAACGACCAGCGCATCGTGCCGGTTGAGAATGTGGCTGATTATTGTCTCCTGCAAAGGTCGGAACTGTTCATATCCAAAAACGTCTTTGAGCACCTCTTGGGCTGACAGAAACATTTGTCCTTTTGTCAGACGCTCAATAACGTCATCCTGCATCTGCTGCTCGTCGTTTTCATCAATATGAATCACAGGGAGGTCCTGTGCCGTGAGCGATGCTCCGATGAGTTTGCTTCGATGGCAGTGTTCCGGCTTTCCTTCGCTACACATGAGAGCAATACATTGTTGTTGAGCAAAGGCTGTTTGGAGACGTTCAAGTCCCCTCTGATAGACTTCGGTATCCTTTACCTTTTCGTAATCTACCTGCCCTTTCTCATCATAACAAGTTTCGTCGTCGGGATGTCCGCCCAACGTGTCGCCCATGAACACATATCGAATCCGGTACTGTTGCAGCTTCTCCTCCAGTGCCTCTTTGGAAAATTCGGGTTTATAGCGAGAATAGGGAGTTGAGCGCACATCAATAAGGTAGGCAATTTCATGTTGTTGTAGTACTTCGATGAATTGCTCAATGGAACGGCTACCGTAACCGATGGTGTAAATTGGGATGGATGATATTTTTTTCATATCACGTCGTTGAATCTAACATGCGTTCAAATTCATCAAGATTGGACACTTGTATCGCCGCGCGGTGCAACTGCTTGAGGCGTTGTAAATCTTCAATAGCTGAAATGCGAGCAGATAAGGGATCTGCCTGGCGGAGATCAAATCGGATCTCCAACACGTCGAGGAGGTCTTCAATAGCGCGTTCTCTACCCCCTTGCTCAATGCCCTGCTCAATGCCTTGCTCAATGCCTTCCTCAAAAGCTTCCTCTCTACTTTGCTGGGTAAGGGATTGAAAAAGTGATGATTCGCGCAAGATGTCCATGATGCCCTCCTTTAATATGATATCAGAAATGGTTTCAGAAGCATATACTAACTCGCTCAACGCCACCATGCCTGCGAGATAATCGGCTCTGGATGACCGAGCGATGGGGCGCGTCCGAGCCGTATGAATACACTGATGCAACCACACATCCGAGGCCATCCCTTCAGGTGGCTTCATCAATGGCGTGAATGGGATCAGACCCGATTGCCCCGATTCGAGGACACGCTCGCCTTCTATCTCAATCAGTCTGATCACGCGATACCGAATCGTGATTTCGTAGTGGAGATGCTCCTGGACATAGTACCCGGTATCGCGTTGCCCCGCATTGGGACGCAGGTAGATGACATTGGAATAAATCGGCAGACCGTGATGCTCAATGGCACGTCCGATATAGCCCGCCATGCGGCGTGGCATGGGTGGATTGGTGCTGTCAGTCGTTTGAAACTCGTTGTGGACCAATACCTCCTCGTCACCCATACGCACGCGAATCAGGCTATCGGTTTGGCGTGCTTCAACAGTGTATTGCTCTGTGTCAATGACAGCAAGAACTTCAATGTCCTCGCTCCCGAGGGTGAAGCTGGCAAAGTCGTCGGGATATTTCTGAATCAGGTGTTTGGATATCGTATCG from Gemmatimonadota bacterium encodes:
- a CDS encoding Rpn family recombination-promoting nuclease/putative transposase; the encoded protein is MAEFDTISKHLIQKYPDDFASFTLGSEDIEVLAVIDTEQYTVEARQTDSLIRVRMGDEEVLVHNEFQTTDSTNPPMPRRMAGYIGRAIEHHGLPIYSNVIYLRPNAGQRDTGYYVQEHLHYEITIRYRVIRLIEIEGERVLESGQSGLIPFTPLMKPPEGMASDVWLHQCIHTARTRPIARSSRADYLAGMVALSELVYASETISDIILKEGIMDILRESSLFQSLTQQSREEAFEEGIEQGIEQGIEQGGRERAIEDLLDVLEIRFDLRQADPLSARISAIEDLQRLKQLHRAAIQVSNLDEFERMLDSTT
- the recQ gene encoding DNA helicase RecQ — encoded protein: MKKISSIPIYTIGYGSRSIEQFIEVLQQHEIAYLIDVRSTPYSRYKPEFSKEALEEKLQQYRIRYVFMGDTLGGHPDDETCYDEKGQVDYEKVKDTEVYQRGLERLQTAFAQQQCIALMCSEGKPEHCHRSKLIGASLTAQDLPVIHIDENDEQQMQDDVIERLTKGQMFLSAQEVLKDVFGYEQFRPLQETIISHILNRHDALVVLPTGGGKSLCYQLPALIFNGVTVVVSPLISLMQDQVMQLQQRDVCAAFLNSTLSQREYVATMQRVKRGEIKLLYVAPETLLRPEILLMLDESHVACLAIDEAHCISQWGHDFRPEYRQLVSVRERFRNAVCVALTATATPRVQQDIKQLLKIQAKNEFIASFDRENLFMGIELKEVVLQQTLAFLNAHCDESGIIYCQTKKQVESLFRNLVERGISALPYHADLDSETRKQNQAAFINGGTQVIVATIAFGMGIDKEDVRFILHIGLPKEPESYYQEIGRAGRDGHRADCLLLFNHGDVDTIKYFIDQGAPSEREGALKRLQTLVDWVTSAACRRKGLLAYFGEHYEKQNCGMCDNCRQAEMERVDLTDPARKFLSSVIETKQIFGVEHIINVLLGSKAKKVVKNRHHQLSTYGTGREYDKTQWKNLVLQFLQHGLLNRDLQHGSLKLRHDGREVIRGKMQFWGFPVDSADHITEEPVCDTTSEESNEYSHELFEQLRTKRRELSEAEHVPAFVVFHDRTLREMAAQLPQSVEAFGQVSGVGPVKLKKYADVFLPIICDYCQKHGRNFHAHKQGQLDSGSSART